In Streptomyces sp. NBC_00704, a genomic segment contains:
- a CDS encoding SHOCT domain-containing protein — translation MSGDTYLAYDYPLLSAFWTMLVFFLWIMWFVLLFRVVVDVLRDDHLSGWAKAGWLAFCVFLPFLGVFVYVIARGKDMGRREASQAREQQKAFDSYIRETAKGSDGSSGGSSSGVDELARLSEIRARGDITDEEFAKAKQMVLSGSRR, via the coding sequence ATGAGTGGGGACACCTACCTCGCGTACGACTATCCACTGCTGAGCGCCTTCTGGACCATGCTGGTGTTCTTCCTGTGGATCATGTGGTTCGTCCTGCTGTTCCGGGTCGTCGTCGACGTCCTGCGCGACGACCACCTCAGCGGCTGGGCCAAGGCCGGCTGGCTGGCCTTCTGTGTCTTCCTGCCCTTCCTCGGCGTGTTCGTCTACGTGATCGCGCGCGGCAAGGACATGGGGCGCAGGGAGGCCTCGCAGGCGCGAGAGCAGCAGAAGGCCTTCGACAGCTACATCCGTGAGACGGCCAAGGGCTCCGACGGCTCCTCCGGCGGCTCCTCCAGCGGCGTCGACGAACTCGCCCGGCTCTCCGAGATCCGCGCCCGCGGCGACATCACGGACGAGGAGTTCGCCAAGGCGAAGCAGATGGTCCTGAGCGGTTCCCGCCGCTGA
- a CDS encoding CPBP family intramembrane glutamic endopeptidase, which yields MLRDETLLVLGLSLGASGVSALISFVGSVTKPGGLKDQAATLNASAAPGRPWLDLAWQLFGIASALVPVALVAHLLLREPGGRGLRTLGFDRTRPRPDLGRGAVIAAVIGSTGIAFYLAARGLGFNLTVVPEALPDVWWKYPVLIMSALQNAILEEVIVVGYLLRRLGGLGWTPGTALVASAVLRGSYHLYQGIGGFIGNMVMGVVFVLLYRRWGRVGPLVVAHSLLDIGAFVGYALLAGKVGWLPTA from the coding sequence ATGCTCCGGGACGAGACGCTCCTCGTCCTGGGGCTCTCGCTCGGCGCGAGCGGTGTGTCCGCGCTGATCAGCTTCGTCGGATCCGTCACCAAGCCGGGGGGCCTGAAGGATCAGGCGGCGACGCTCAACGCCTCCGCCGCGCCGGGCCGGCCCTGGCTGGATCTCGCCTGGCAGCTCTTCGGGATCGCCTCGGCGCTCGTCCCCGTCGCCCTCGTCGCGCACCTCCTGCTGCGCGAGCCCGGCGGACGCGGGCTGCGCACGCTCGGCTTCGACCGCACCCGGCCCCGGCCGGACCTCGGCCGCGGGGCGGTGATCGCGGCGGTGATCGGCAGCACCGGCATCGCCTTCTACCTGGCCGCGCGCGGCCTCGGCTTCAACCTCACGGTGGTGCCGGAGGCCCTTCCGGACGTCTGGTGGAAGTACCCGGTGCTGATCATGTCCGCGCTGCAGAACGCGATCCTCGAAGAGGTCATCGTGGTCGGGTATCTGCTGCGCCGACTCGGCGGGCTGGGCTGGACGCCGGGCACCGCGCTCGTGGCCAGCGCGGTGCTGCGCGGCTCGTACCACCTCTACCAGGGCATCGGCGGCTTCATCGGCAACATGGTGATGGGCGTCGTCTTCGTCCTCCTCTACCGGCGGTGGGGACGGGTCGGTCCGCTCGTGGTGGCGCACTCCCTGCTCGACATCGGTGCCTTCGTGGGGTACGCGCTGCTCGCGGGGAAGGTGGGGTGGCTCCCGACGGCGTGA
- a CDS encoding glutamate--cysteine ligase — protein sequence MGEKVVAGAFDLSDRQHYRDKLRRCLTGLERLLAQKRFDRPKNLMGLEIELNLAGADGQPKMLNGEVLERIASRDFQTELAMFNLEVNIAPHRLGGRVFDRLAEEISTSLAYAHRKAGEVDAGIVMIGILPTLDRDDLVSTNLSDVDRYTLLNDQIVAARGEDFALEIDGVERLSCTSKSIVPEAACTSVQLHLQVTPARFPAVWNAAQAVTAPQIAVGANSPFLFGHELWRESRPPLFQQATDTRPPELQAQGVRPRTWFGERWISSAHELFEENLRYFPPLLPICDDEDPLEVLDAGGVPSLAELVLHNGTVYRWNRPVYGIADGVPHLRVENRVLPAGPTVTDVIANAAFYYGLVRSLAEESRPVWSRLPFETAAANFEAACRDGIDARLQWPRRGRLGGLVEVDAVSLVRDELLPLAEAGLDAWGVEPADRDLYLGVIDERCRRRVNGATWQVATFHRALETGLSREAALAATTRRYAELMHLGEPVHTWPVGTPEPAALG from the coding sequence ATGGGCGAGAAGGTCGTGGCAGGCGCATTCGACCTGTCCGATCGTCAGCACTACCGGGACAAGCTCCGACGGTGTCTGACGGGGCTCGAGCGACTGCTGGCCCAGAAGCGCTTCGACCGCCCCAAGAACCTCATGGGACTTGAGATCGAACTGAATCTGGCGGGCGCGGACGGTCAGCCGAAAATGTTGAACGGCGAGGTACTGGAGAGGATCGCGAGCCGGGATTTCCAAACAGAACTCGCCATGTTCAACCTGGAAGTCAACATAGCCCCACACCGATTGGGCGGCCGGGTATTCGACAGGCTCGCGGAGGAAATCAGCACGTCGCTGGCATATGCCCACCGAAAGGCGGGCGAGGTCGACGCCGGAATCGTGATGATCGGTATTCTGCCGACGCTCGACCGGGACGACCTGGTGTCGACCAACCTTTCCGACGTCGACCGTTACACCCTCCTCAACGACCAGATCGTCGCCGCGCGCGGCGAGGACTTCGCCCTGGAGATCGACGGGGTCGAGCGGCTGTCGTGCACCTCGAAGTCGATCGTGCCCGAGGCGGCCTGCACCTCCGTGCAGCTCCACCTCCAGGTCACGCCCGCCCGCTTCCCCGCGGTGTGGAACGCGGCGCAGGCGGTGACCGCGCCGCAGATCGCCGTCGGCGCCAACTCTCCCTTCCTGTTCGGTCACGAGCTGTGGCGGGAGTCGCGTCCCCCGCTGTTCCAGCAGGCCACCGACACCCGGCCGCCGGAACTCCAGGCGCAGGGCGTGCGGCCGCGGACGTGGTTCGGGGAGCGGTGGATCAGCTCGGCCCACGAGCTGTTCGAGGAGAACCTGCGCTACTTCCCGCCGCTGCTGCCGATCTGCGACGACGAGGACCCGCTGGAGGTCCTGGACGCCGGCGGGGTGCCCTCGCTCGCCGAACTCGTGCTGCACAACGGCACGGTGTACCGCTGGAACCGGCCCGTCTACGGCATCGCCGACGGCGTTCCGCACCTGCGGGTGGAGAACCGGGTCCTGCCCGCCGGGCCGACCGTGACGGACGTGATCGCCAACGCGGCCTTCTACTACGGCCTCGTGCGGTCGCTCGCGGAGGAGTCCCGGCCGGTGTGGTCCCGGCTGCCGTTCGAGACGGCCGCCGCCAACTTCGAGGCGGCCTGCCGCGACGGGATCGACGCGCGCCTGCAATGGCCCCGGCGTGGCCGGCTCGGCGGCCTGGTCGAGGTGGACGCGGTGAGCCTCGTCCGGGACGAGCTGCTGCCGCTGGCTGAGGCGGGGCTGGACGCGTGGGGCGTGGAGCCCGCCGACCGCGACCTGTACCTGGGGGTCATCGACGAGCGCTGCCGGCGGCGCGTCAACGGCGCGACCTGGCAGGTGGCCACGTTCCACCGGGCGCTGGAGACCGGCCTGTCCCGCGAGGCGGCGCTGGCCGCGACCACCCGGCGCTACGCGGAGCTGATGCACCTCGGGGAGCCCGTCCACACCTGGCCCGTGGGCACGCCGGAACCCGCCGCCCTGGGGTGA
- a CDS encoding LuxR C-terminal-related transcriptional regulator, giving the protein MSEPEESDAAHSAPDADPQGDPFLRTRFVMPARPVAFLRRERLVSHLDRALRTPLTMVNGPAGAGKTLLAADWAAARETPVAWLTTDAAGQKPGVFWAYLLEALRTSGMPLPAGIGCPADAGRAPPTLLARLAAELSALDRPVVVVLDEYDRVTDPEIAEQLEFVLHHAGDGLRLVLVTRTEPLLPLHRYRAAGALTEIRGAELAFTCEEAAALLELHGLRLPEPATRGLVERTRGWAAGLRLCALAARESPDPQTYLKEFEADRTSVADFLLAEVLRRQPAPTQDLLLRVSVLDRFRPDLVNALTGRTDAEPILAGLCRANAFVEHLEQDWYRLHPLFGEILRAHLRVRAPGLETELHRRAARWLRDSGSLTETLGHGAAAGDWQFTADALVDDLAIGWLFAGLRTDELGELFSRMGPEAAGPAAELVRAARELGRHEVDRGLGHLRRAEQGLSAVSAGTATTAGAAAGLGERLAGAPGPVTGWGPPGGEPAQAQARLTWALLEALAARLTGAPARAELAATAAETLRGEVPAHLLDRHPELLALLLAHLGSARLWAGRFEDAHAALTGAAGTVPGASTALAREDSLGRLALIDYLDGRLAGAERTARAALTETERYGLPQASGSGMGRLVLAAVAVERDDLDRAQAFLAEAAQPHPALLDPVMEAGRAIATARLQLARGDIGAALATAERTVPAAVASPWAEGQTALVVSAAHLADGRPETAVKVLRALHGATPACTVAAARAELAAGRPPAAIDLLDRMSPGDRGGPAVTVRALLVRAQAADAAGDRAAASRLVALALREARHDGLRRPFTEAGPWIRPFLGTSTSRGGTADAHGRGVRPSDGPPPPLVEELTGRELDVLRRLALTMSTQEIAADLYLSVNTVKTHLKSAYRKLSAGRRNEAVRRAREQGLL; this is encoded by the coding sequence ATGAGCGAGCCCGAGGAGAGCGACGCCGCACACTCGGCGCCGGACGCGGATCCCCAGGGGGATCCGTTTCTGCGCACCCGGTTCGTGATGCCGGCCCGGCCGGTGGCGTTCCTTCGGCGCGAGCGGCTGGTCAGCCATCTCGACCGGGCCCTGCGGACACCGCTGACCATGGTCAACGGCCCGGCGGGGGCCGGCAAGACGCTGCTGGCGGCCGACTGGGCCGCCGCGCGCGAGACGCCCGTCGCCTGGCTCACCACCGACGCCGCGGGACAGAAGCCGGGCGTGTTCTGGGCGTACCTGCTCGAGGCCCTGCGCACGTCCGGCATGCCCCTGCCCGCCGGGATCGGCTGCCCGGCCGACGCGGGCCGGGCGCCCCCGACGCTGCTCGCACGGCTGGCCGCCGAGCTGAGCGCCCTGGACCGGCCGGTCGTCGTCGTCCTCGACGAGTACGACCGGGTGACGGACCCGGAGATCGCCGAACAACTGGAGTTCGTGCTGCACCACGCCGGCGACGGGCTGCGTCTCGTGCTCGTCACCCGCACCGAGCCGCTGCTGCCGCTGCACCGCTACCGGGCGGCCGGGGCCCTGACGGAGATCCGGGGCGCGGAACTCGCCTTCACCTGCGAGGAGGCCGCCGCACTGCTGGAACTGCACGGACTGCGCCTCCCGGAACCCGCCACCCGGGGGCTCGTGGAACGCACCCGTGGCTGGGCAGCGGGCCTGCGGCTGTGCGCCCTCGCCGCACGCGAGAGCCCCGATCCGCAGACCTACCTCAAGGAGTTCGAGGCCGACCGCACCTCGGTCGCCGACTTCCTGCTGGCGGAGGTGCTCAGACGGCAGCCCGCCCCCACCCAGGACCTGCTGCTGCGGGTCAGCGTCCTCGACCGGTTCCGCCCGGACCTGGTCAACGCGCTCACCGGCCGGACCGACGCCGAGCCCATCCTGGCCGGTCTGTGCCGCGCGAACGCCTTCGTCGAACACCTGGAACAGGACTGGTACCGCCTGCATCCGCTGTTCGGCGAGATCCTCCGGGCGCATCTGCGGGTGCGTGCGCCGGGGCTGGAGACCGAACTCCACCGGCGGGCCGCACGCTGGCTGCGGGACTCGGGCTCGCTCACGGAGACGCTGGGGCACGGCGCCGCCGCGGGCGACTGGCAGTTCACCGCGGACGCGCTGGTCGACGACCTCGCCATCGGCTGGCTCTTCGCCGGCCTGCGCACGGACGAGCTGGGCGAACTCTTCTCCCGGATGGGGCCGGAGGCCGCGGGCCCCGCCGCCGAACTGGTGCGGGCGGCCCGCGAACTGGGGCGGCACGAGGTCGACCGCGGTCTGGGTCATCTGCGCCGCGCGGAACAGGGCCTGTCGGCCGTGTCCGCCGGGACGGCGACGACGGCGGGCGCGGCCGCCGGGCTCGGAGAGCGGCTCGCGGGCGCGCCCGGCCCGGTCACCGGGTGGGGCCCGCCCGGCGGCGAGCCCGCACAGGCGCAGGCCCGGCTGACCTGGGCGCTGCTGGAAGCGCTGGCGGCCCGGCTGACCGGCGCGCCCGCCCGCGCGGAGCTGGCCGCGACGGCAGCCGAGACGCTGCGCGGCGAAGTCCCGGCCCACCTGCTCGACCGCCACCCCGAACTCCTCGCCCTCCTGCTCGCCCACCTGGGCTCCGCGCGCCTGTGGGCCGGACGGTTCGAGGACGCGCACGCCGCCCTGACGGGAGCGGCGGGGACCGTCCCCGGGGCCTCCACGGCGCTCGCCCGCGAGGACTCGCTCGGCCGGCTGGCGCTGATCGACTACCTGGACGGCAGGCTCGCCGGGGCGGAGCGCACGGCGCGCGCCGCGCTGACCGAGACGGAGCGCTACGGCCTGCCCCAGGCGTCCGGTTCCGGCATGGGACGGCTGGTGCTGGCCGCCGTCGCCGTCGAGCGTGACGACCTGGACCGGGCGCAGGCCTTCCTCGCGGAGGCGGCGCAGCCGCACCCCGCGCTGCTGGACCCCGTCATGGAGGCGGGCCGGGCCATCGCCACCGCCCGTCTCCAGCTGGCCCGCGGGGACATCGGGGCCGCGCTCGCGACAGCCGAGCGCACCGTGCCCGCCGCTGTCGCCTCACCCTGGGCGGAAGGCCAGACGGCGCTCGTCGTCTCCGCCGCGCATCTCGCCGACGGCCGGCCCGAGACGGCCGTCAAGGTGCTGCGGGCGCTGCACGGAGCGACCCCCGCCTGCACGGTGGCCGCCGCCCGCGCCGAACTCGCCGCCGGCCGGCCGCCGGCCGCGATCGACCTGCTCGACCGGATGAGCCCCGGCGACCGCGGTGGGCCCGCCGTGACCGTCCGGGCCCTTCTCGTGCGGGCCCAGGCCGCCGACGCGGCGGGCGACCGGGCCGCGGCGAGCCGACTCGTCGCCCTGGCGCTGCGCGAGGCCCGGCACGACGGTCTGCGGCGCCCTTTCACCGAGGCCGGACCGTGGATCCGTCCGTTTCTCGGCACGTCCACCTCGCGCGGCGGGACGGCCGACGCGCACGGGCGCGGCGTCAGGCCGTCCGACGGCCCCCCGCCCCCGCTCGTCGAGGAGCTGACCGGGCGGGAGCTCGACGTGCTGCGCAGGCTGGCCCTGACCATGTCGACGCAGGAGATCGCCGCCGATCTGTACCTCTCCGTGAACACCGTCAAGACCCACCTCAAGAGCGCCTACCGCAAGCTCTCGGCAGGCCGCCGCAACGAGGCGGTCCGCCGCGCCCGCGAACAGGGACTGCTGTGA
- a CDS encoding PhzF family phenazine biosynthesis protein: MRIHIVDAFTDRPFAGNPAGVLLLDADAFPDDAKLQNVALEVNHAETAFAHPLPGGGGADWALRWFTPVAEVAMCGHATLAAAHVLRTTGAHEGPVRFATRSGVLVATPAEDGSLTLDFPTAPLTPTEIPAGVSDALGAEPLACFDTGPQVGDLLIEVADEKTVHALRPRHRELAAYSSRGVIATARAEDPARGYDFVSRCFFPNVGIDEDPVTGSAHTALAPFWSERLGRPDLTGLQASPRSGRVRTALRGDRTLLTGRAVTVIEGELLAW; encoded by the coding sequence ATGCGGATTCACATCGTCGACGCCTTCACCGACCGCCCGTTCGCCGGCAACCCGGCCGGGGTCCTGCTCCTGGACGCGGACGCCTTCCCGGACGACGCCAAGCTGCAGAACGTGGCCCTGGAGGTCAACCACGCCGAGACGGCGTTCGCCCACCCGCTTCCCGGGGGCGGCGGGGCCGACTGGGCGCTGCGCTGGTTCACGCCGGTCGCCGAGGTCGCCATGTGCGGCCACGCCACGCTCGCCGCGGCCCACGTCCTGCGCACGACCGGCGCGCACGAGGGACCGGTGCGCTTCGCGACCCGCAGCGGCGTCCTGGTCGCCACGCCCGCCGAGGACGGCTCGCTCACCCTGGACTTCCCGACCGCCCCGCTGACGCCGACGGAGATCCCGGCCGGCGTTTCCGACGCCCTCGGCGCCGAGCCGCTCGCCTGCTTCGACACCGGCCCGCAGGTGGGCGACCTGCTGATCGAGGTGGCCGACGAGAAGACCGTCCACGCGCTGCGGCCCCGGCACCGGGAGCTGGCCGCCTACTCGAGCCGCGGCGTCATCGCCACCGCCCGCGCCGAGGACCCGGCCCGGGGATACGACTTCGTCTCCCGGTGCTTCTTCCCCAACGTCGGCATCGACGAGGACCCGGTGACGGGCAGCGCCCACACCGCGCTCGCCCCGTTCTGGTCCGAGCGGCTCGGCCGCCCCGACCTCACCGGACTGCAGGCGTCGCCCCGCTCCGGCCGCGTCCGCACCGCGCTGCGCGGCGACCGCACGCTGCTGACCGGCCGCGCGGTCACCGTCATCGAGGGGGAACTGCTCGCCTGGTAA
- a CDS encoding HdeD family acid-resistance protein, with protein sequence MSVSPGSAPPPAPHPGPDPRPPGGPHPRPGTAGGDPAATLAVLGRSWTWILGSAVVTFVPGVLILVWPDETLHVLAVLIGLYLLATGLFRFVASFAGEDGGSRVTGLLLSVLYVVAGVLCLRNPLQTIAALSLIVGVLWLVSGIVTLFTALSTRDMPHRGVVIGAAALAVVAGVVVLALPTESARALTRLLGLWLVLLALVEAAVAFAWRAALRRAGTAVRDGERGRDAAPDRGPDGGDREGTV encoded by the coding sequence ATGAGTGTGTCGCCCGGTTCCGCACCGCCGCCCGCACCGCACCCCGGACCGGACCCCCGGCCGCCGGGCGGCCCGCACCCCCGTCCCGGGACGGCCGGCGGCGATCCGGCCGCCACCCTGGCCGTGCTCGGGCGCTCCTGGACCTGGATCCTCGGCTCGGCCGTCGTCACGTTCGTGCCGGGCGTCCTGATCCTGGTCTGGCCGGACGAGACCCTGCACGTCCTCGCGGTCCTCATCGGCCTGTACCTGCTGGCGACCGGGCTGTTCCGGTTCGTGGCGTCCTTCGCGGGGGAGGACGGCGGCAGTCGAGTGACCGGCCTGCTGCTGTCGGTGCTGTACGTGGTGGCCGGGGTGCTGTGCCTGCGCAACCCGCTCCAGACGATCGCCGCGCTGTCGCTGATCGTCGGCGTCCTGTGGCTGGTGTCCGGCATCGTCACGCTCTTCACGGCGCTGTCCACCAGGGACATGCCCCATCGGGGCGTCGTGATCGGCGCGGCGGCGCTGGCCGTCGTCGCGGGGGTCGTGGTGCTCGCCCTGCCCACCGAGTCGGCCCGGGCGCTGACCCGGCTGCTGGGCCTGTGGCTGGTCCTGCTCGCCCTGGTCGAGGCGGCCGTCGCGTTCGCCTGGCGGGCGGCGCTGCGCAGGGCCGGCACCGCCGTACGGGACGGGGAGCGAGGCCGGGACGCGGCTCCGGACCGGGGCCCGGACGGCGGGGACCGCGAAGGGACCGTCTGA